A single window of Modestobacter italicus DNA harbors:
- a CDS encoding DUF47 domain-containing protein yields the protein MAFRLTPKDSSFYDMFTVSAENLVEATDVLSTFVHEHTRREELGRTLRDLEHKGDQATHAIFRQVNSSFVTPFDREDIYNLASDLDDVMDCIEAAADLVVLTKLGTLPAEMGQQVALLQRCAHVTAESMPRLRSMKDLADYWIEVNRLENEADKLYRRLLSRLYSGEFDALEILKLKEVADQLEEAADAFEHVANVVETIAVKES from the coding sequence GTGGCCTTCCGCCTGACCCCCAAGGACTCGAGCTTCTACGACATGTTCACCGTCTCGGCGGAGAACCTCGTCGAGGCCACCGACGTGCTGAGCACGTTCGTGCACGAGCACACCCGCCGCGAGGAGCTCGGCCGCACCCTGCGCGACCTGGAGCACAAGGGCGACCAGGCGACCCACGCGATCTTCCGCCAGGTGAACTCCAGCTTCGTCACGCCGTTCGACCGCGAGGACATCTACAACCTGGCCAGCGACCTCGACGACGTCATGGACTGCATCGAGGCCGCCGCGGACCTCGTGGTGCTCACCAAGCTGGGGACGCTGCCGGCGGAGATGGGCCAGCAGGTCGCCCTGCTGCAGCGCTGCGCCCACGTGACGGCGGAGTCGATGCCGCGGCTGCGGTCGATGAAGGACCTCGCCGACTACTGGATCGAGGTCAACCGGCTGGAGAACGAGGCGGACAAGCTCTACCGCCGGCTGCTCTCCCGGCTGTACTCCGGTGAGTTCGACGCGTTGGAGATCCTCAAGCTCAAGGAGGTCGCCGACCAGCTCGAGGAGGCCGCCGACGCCTTCGAGCACGTCGCCAACGTCGTCGAGACGATCGCCGTCAAGGAGTCCTGA
- a CDS encoding VOC family protein, with translation MLNAITITSMYVLDQDAALDFYVGKLGFEVKVDQQFGPMRFLTVALPGDPDHAVLLELPAPPSISADVAEQVRDVVTKGAGGGHLFLRTDDAHKTHAELRERGVDLPEEPVVQPYGIDFGLRDPFGNSVRVAQMTPPPSA, from the coding sequence ATGTTGAACGCCATCACCATCACCTCCATGTACGTGCTCGACCAGGACGCCGCGCTCGACTTCTACGTCGGGAAGCTCGGCTTCGAGGTCAAGGTCGACCAGCAGTTCGGCCCGATGCGCTTCCTCACCGTCGCGCTGCCCGGCGACCCCGACCACGCGGTGCTGCTGGAGCTGCCGGCCCCGCCCTCGATCAGCGCGGACGTCGCCGAGCAGGTGCGCGACGTGGTCACCAAGGGCGCCGGCGGCGGGCACCTCTTCCTCCGGACGGACGACGCGCACAAGACCCACGCCGAGCTCAGGGAGCGCGGTGTCGACCTGCCCGAGGAGCCGGTCGTGCAGCCCTACGGCATCGACTTCGGCCTCCGCGACCCGTTCGGCAACTCCGTCCGGGTCGCCCAGATGACCCCGCCGCCGTCCGCCTGA
- a CDS encoding response regulator gives MSRVLVVDDDPQLLRALRISLRAAGHEVVTAPDGTTALREAASSHPDVVVLDLGLPDLDGTEVLAGLRPWFTGPVLVLSARADSQDKVAALDAGADDYVTKPFDMAELLARLRAAVRRGSAEPGQAVVVTDSFTVDLAAKQVTVDGVAVRLTPTEWGLLSELVRHPGRLVGQRQLLQAVWGPSYERETNYLRVYLAQLRRKLEPDPAHPRHLHTEPGMGYRFTP, from the coding sequence ATGAGCCGGGTGCTGGTCGTCGACGACGACCCGCAGCTGCTGCGGGCGCTGCGGATCAGCCTGCGCGCCGCCGGGCACGAGGTGGTCACCGCGCCGGACGGCACCACCGCCCTGCGCGAGGCCGCGTCGTCGCACCCCGACGTCGTCGTCCTGGACCTGGGCCTGCCCGACCTGGACGGCACCGAGGTCCTCGCCGGGCTGCGCCCCTGGTTCACCGGCCCGGTGCTGGTGCTCTCCGCCCGGGCCGACAGCCAGGACAAGGTGGCCGCGCTGGACGCCGGCGCCGACGACTACGTGACCAAGCCCTTCGACATGGCTGAGCTGCTCGCCCGGCTGCGCGCCGCGGTCCGCCGGGGCAGCGCCGAACCTGGGCAGGCCGTCGTCGTCACCGACTCCTTCACCGTGGACCTGGCGGCCAAGCAGGTGACCGTCGACGGCGTCGCCGTCCGGCTGACCCCGACCGAGTGGGGGCTGCTCTCGGAGCTGGTCCGCCACCCGGGCCGGCTGGTCGGCCAGCGGCAGCTGCTGCAGGCGGTGTGGGGGCCGTCCTACGAGCGCGAGACCAACTACCTGCGGGTCTACCTGGCCCAGCTGCGCCGCAAGCTCGAGCCGGACCCCGCGCACCCGCGCCACCTGCACACCGAACCCGGCATGGGCTACCGCTTCACCCCGTGA
- a CDS encoding SCO family protein produces MSSATRPALAALGLAAGLLLAGCGGDADATAEGHDHGGASAPATVEGGDDSGYAGLHLADPYQKPEFTLTDSAGAPFDFADRTGTGPTLLFFGYTNCPDVCPTTMADVALALRKVDPAVAAETSVVFVTTDPARDTPAVLGAYLDQFDADLATQFTGLTGDQAQVDQAQLAAGVPLAEDMGQTHSSLLLLYGTDGEADVAFDAGNTGADIAHDLALVAAG; encoded by the coding sequence GTGAGCTCTGCGACCCGGCCCGCGCTGGCCGCCCTCGGCCTCGCCGCCGGTCTGCTGCTGGCCGGCTGCGGCGGTGACGCCGACGCCACGGCCGAGGGGCACGACCACGGGGGCGCCTCGGCACCGGCGACGGTGGAGGGTGGCGACGACAGCGGCTACGCCGGCCTGCACCTGGCCGACCCGTACCAGAAGCCGGAGTTCACCCTCACCGACAGCGCCGGCGCCCCGTTCGACTTCGCCGACCGCACCGGCACGGGGCCGACGCTGCTGTTCTTCGGCTACACGAACTGCCCCGACGTCTGCCCCACGACGATGGCCGACGTCGCGCTGGCGCTGCGCAAGGTCGACCCGGCCGTCGCGGCGGAGACCTCGGTGGTGTTCGTGACCACCGACCCGGCTCGGGACACCCCCGCCGTGCTGGGCGCCTACCTCGACCAGTTCGACGCCGACCTGGCCACCCAGTTCACCGGGCTCACCGGCGACCAGGCCCAGGTCGACCAGGCGCAGCTGGCCGCCGGGGTGCCGCTGGCCGAGGACATGGGGCAGACCCACTCGTCGCTGCTGCTGCTCTACGGCACCGACGGCGAGGCCGACGTCGCCTTCGACGCCGGGAACACCGGCGCCGACATCGCCCACGACCTGGCCCTGGTCGCCGCCGGCTGA
- a CDS encoding ATP-binding protein, which produces MARGSLRIYLGAAPGVGKTFAVLGEAHRRLARGQDVVVGLVETHGRRRTLEQLEGLEVLPRLEVTHRGVTLTELDVDAVLARHPDLVVIDELAHTNAPGSRHAKRWQDVEELLAAGISVLTTVNVQHLASLTDVVEQITGIAQQETVPDEVVRRADQVELVDMSPEALRRRMAHGNVYPAERVDSAMGNFFRVGNLTALRELALLWLADRVDEGLRRYRSEHDIDHVWETRERVVVALTGGPEGETLVRRAARVARRNGNGVLMAVHVLHSDGLAGASPEALRAQRALVESLGGSYHQVVGDDVATALLQFARGADATQLVIGTSRRSRWARAVRGGIGGEVIARSGEIDVHIVTHAAAGSPGWRLPVLTTAVTWRRRWAGLALALGGVPLVTVLCLTAGSVLSLASVLLVFLLLVVAVALVGGLGPAVVAAVVGGLAENWFFTQPTGRLTVNQVDDVVALLGYLVVGVAVATVVDRSARRAVAAARSAAETEMLASLSRSVLAGDRALPSMLEQIREAFGLDEVTMVERTADGERTVGSCGQAHGRTGDDVPITDTIALRLCGRPLDAGDRRVLVAFAEQAAVALQQGRLTAQAAEADRLAAGNSMRTALLAAVSHDLRTPLAGIKAASSALRSTDLALTDDDRTELVATVDESADRLTGLVDNLLDMSRLQSGAVAPTLDPTDLVAVLGTALTWLDGPQRARVVVHSPDGLPAALADPGLLERVVANLVGNATQHAPSGVVDVRAGVAAGRVELRVADRGPGVPEADRERVFAPFQRLGDAPGGQGVGLGLAVARGLTEAMGGTLTAEDTPGGGLTMVLSLAPAELPARRDAVGAA; this is translated from the coding sequence ATGGCCCGCGGCTCGTTGCGCATCTACCTGGGCGCCGCCCCCGGCGTCGGGAAGACCTTCGCCGTCCTCGGCGAGGCCCACCGCCGGCTGGCCCGCGGTCAGGACGTCGTCGTCGGGCTGGTCGAGACGCACGGCCGGCGCCGCACCCTCGAGCAGCTCGAAGGACTGGAGGTCCTCCCCCGGCTCGAGGTCACCCACCGCGGCGTCACGCTGACCGAGCTGGACGTCGACGCGGTGCTCGCCAGGCACCCGGACCTGGTCGTCATCGACGAGCTGGCGCACACCAACGCCCCGGGCTCCCGCCACGCCAAGCGCTGGCAGGACGTCGAGGAGCTGCTCGCCGCCGGGATCAGCGTGCTGACCACCGTCAACGTCCAGCACCTGGCCAGCCTGACCGACGTCGTGGAGCAGATCACCGGCATCGCGCAGCAGGAGACCGTGCCCGACGAGGTGGTCCGTCGCGCCGACCAGGTCGAGCTGGTGGACATGTCGCCGGAGGCGCTGCGCCGCCGGATGGCGCACGGCAACGTCTACCCCGCCGAGCGGGTGGACTCGGCGATGGGCAACTTCTTCCGGGTCGGCAACCTCACCGCGCTGCGCGAGCTGGCCCTGCTGTGGCTGGCCGACCGGGTGGACGAGGGGCTGCGCCGCTACCGCTCCGAGCACGACATCGACCACGTCTGGGAGACCCGCGAGCGCGTCGTCGTCGCGCTCACCGGCGGGCCGGAGGGCGAGACCCTGGTGCGCCGCGCCGCCCGGGTGGCCCGCCGTAACGGCAACGGCGTGCTGATGGCGGTGCACGTGCTGCACTCCGACGGCCTGGCCGGCGCCTCGCCGGAGGCGCTCCGCGCCCAGCGCGCACTCGTGGAGAGCCTGGGCGGCAGCTACCACCAGGTCGTCGGGGACGACGTCGCGACCGCCCTGCTGCAGTTCGCCCGGGGCGCCGACGCCACCCAGCTGGTCATCGGCACCAGCCGGCGCTCCCGCTGGGCGCGCGCGGTGCGCGGCGGCATCGGCGGGGAGGTGATCGCGCGGTCCGGGGAGATCGACGTCCACATCGTCACGCACGCGGCCGCCGGGTCACCGGGCTGGCGGCTGCCGGTGCTCACCACCGCGGTCACCTGGCGGCGGCGCTGGGCGGGTCTGGCCCTGGCGCTTGGAGGCGTGCCGCTGGTGACCGTGCTGTGCCTGACCGCCGGCTCGGTGCTCTCGCTGGCCAGCGTGCTGCTGGTCTTCCTGCTGCTGGTGGTGGCGGTGGCCCTCGTCGGCGGGCTGGGCCCGGCGGTGGTCGCGGCGGTCGTCGGCGGGCTGGCGGAGAACTGGTTCTTCACCCAGCCCACCGGGCGGCTGACCGTCAACCAGGTCGACGACGTGGTGGCGCTGCTGGGCTACCTGGTGGTCGGGGTGGCCGTGGCCACGGTCGTCGACCGGTCCGCCCGCCGGGCCGTCGCCGCGGCCCGCTCGGCGGCAGAGACCGAGATGCTGGCGTCGCTGTCCCGCTCCGTCCTGGCCGGGGACCGCGCGCTGCCCAGCATGCTGGAGCAGATCCGGGAGGCGTTCGGGCTGGACGAGGTCACGATGGTCGAGCGCACCGCGGACGGCGAGCGCACCGTGGGCAGCTGCGGGCAGGCGCACGGCCGGACCGGTGACGACGTGCCGATCACCGACACCATCGCGCTGCGGCTGTGCGGCCGCCCGCTCGACGCCGGCGACCGCCGGGTGCTGGTCGCCTTCGCCGAGCAGGCCGCCGTCGCACTCCAGCAGGGCCGGCTCACCGCGCAGGCGGCCGAGGCCGACCGGCTCGCCGCCGGCAACAGCATGCGCACCGCCCTGCTGGCCGCGGTCAGCCACGACCTGCGCACCCCGCTGGCCGGCATCAAGGCCGCCTCCTCGGCGCTGCGCTCCACCGACCTCGCCCTCACCGACGACGACCGCACCGAGCTGGTCGCCACCGTGGACGAGTCCGCCGACCGGCTGACCGGCCTGGTCGACAACCTGCTGGACATGAGCCGGCTGCAGTCCGGCGCGGTCGCCCCCACGCTGGACCCCACCGACCTGGTCGCCGTGCTGGGCACCGCGCTCACCTGGCTCGACGGGCCGCAGCGGGCGCGGGTCGTCGTCCACTCCCCCGACGGCCTGCCCGCCGCGCTGGCCGACCCCGGCCTGCTCGAGCGGGTCGTGGCCAACCTGGTCGGCAACGCCACCCAGCACGCGCCGTCCGGCGTGGTCGACGTCCGGGCGGGTGTCGCCGCCGGCCGGGTCGAGCTGCGGGTGGCCGACCGCGGCCCGGGGGTGCCCGAGGCCGACCGGGAGCGGGTGTTCGCCCCCTTCCAGCGGCTCGGCGACGCCCCCGGCGGGCAGGGCGTCGGGCTGGGGCTGGCCGTGGCCCGCGGGCTGACCGAGGCGATGGGCGGCACGCTCACCGCCGAGGACACCCCCGGCGGCGGGCTGACCATGGTGCTCTCGCTGGCGCCGGCGGAGCTGCCCGCCCGGCGCGACGCGGTGGGGGCCGCATGA
- a CDS encoding helix-turn-helix domain-containing protein yields MSRASEDSNRRMLRARDAMDRSYAEPLDVPALARIALVSEAHFIRTFKTTFGETPNRYLQRRRVERAMFLLRTTDQTVTDICMAVGFSSLGTFSRVFAEVVGEPPSVYRRRGPLAPVPSCFGMRWLRPGSNGAVSEKPGAAPPP; encoded by the coding sequence GTGAGCCGGGCGAGCGAGGACTCCAACCGGCGGATGCTCCGGGCCCGGGACGCGATGGACCGCAGCTACGCCGAGCCGCTCGACGTCCCGGCGCTGGCCCGGATCGCGCTCGTCTCCGAGGCGCACTTCATCCGCACCTTCAAGACGACGTTCGGCGAGACGCCCAACCGCTACCTGCAGCGGCGGCGGGTCGAGCGGGCGATGTTCCTGCTCCGCACCACCGACCAGACCGTCACCGACATCTGCATGGCCGTCGGCTTCAGCAGCCTCGGCACCTTCAGCCGGGTGTTCGCCGAGGTCGTGGGGGAGCCGCCGAGCGTCTACCGCCGGCGCGGCCCGCTGGCCCCGGTGCCCAGCTGCTTCGGCATGCGGTGGCTGCGACCGGGCTCGAACGGCGCAGTTTCGGAGAAGCCCGGCGCGGCGCCCCCGCCCTAG
- a CDS encoding M23 family metallopeptidase, with the protein MGSRHTGTTVRSRGAQVEPLSSPATGPETPTAPRPRRSAVARRRPAALLAALVVGGLAAAVVGTQALPTADAEEPLSVTVLLGSDAEGMLEPEMSPQEAITEVEAQARLDEVAASRAQRAAEAEAAEAAAEAAAEAARPKAVMPIDGARMTTCYCMRWGTMHWGLDLAAPKMTPEYAAEDGVVLRAGTATGFGYAVYILGVSGDVTVYGHMEKILVEAGDVVEAGDTIALVGSRGQSTGPHLHFEVHKGGMDGKRVDPVAWLRARGVDV; encoded by the coding sequence GTGGGCTCGAGGCACACCGGCACGACCGTCCGCAGCCGCGGAGCCCAGGTCGAGCCGCTGTCCTCCCCGGCCACCGGCCCGGAGACCCCCACCGCCCCCCGGCCCCGCCGCAGCGCCGTCGCCCGGCGCCGTCCGGCCGCCCTGCTCGCGGCACTGGTCGTCGGTGGCCTGGCCGCCGCCGTGGTCGGCACCCAGGCGCTCCCGACGGCCGACGCCGAGGAGCCGCTCTCGGTCACCGTGCTGCTCGGCTCGGACGCCGAGGGCATGCTCGAGCCGGAGATGAGCCCGCAGGAGGCGATCACCGAGGTCGAGGCGCAGGCCCGGCTCGACGAGGTGGCCGCCAGCCGCGCCCAGCGTGCCGCCGAGGCCGAGGCCGCCGAGGCAGCGGCCGAGGCCGCCGCCGAAGCGGCCCGCCCCAAGGCCGTGATGCCGATCGACGGCGCCCGGATGACCACCTGCTACTGCATGCGCTGGGGCACCATGCACTGGGGCCTCGATCTGGCCGCCCCGAAGATGACCCCCGAGTACGCCGCCGAGGACGGGGTCGTGCTGCGTGCCGGCACCGCAACCGGCTTCGGCTACGCCGTCTACATCCTGGGCGTGAGCGGCGACGTCACCGTCTACGGCCACATGGAGAAGATCCTGGTCGAGGCGGGCGACGTCGTGGAGGCCGGCGACACGATCGCTCTGGTGGGCAGCCGCGGCCAGTCCACCGGCCCGCACCTGCACTTCGAGGTGCACAAGGGCGGCATGGACGGCAAGCGCGTCGACCCGGTCGCCTGGCTCCGCGCCCGCGGCGTCGACGTCTAG
- a CDS encoding FixH family protein: MHRPTTRAAAGGRRLLAAALLLSALLGAGLLLDVVTAPPASAHAMVVTSSPADGERLGTAPAQVTIEFDEHVSLGAGYARVLDGQGERVDAGTAEVRDDVVTVPLRADLPDAGYVVTYRVVSADSHPVSGAFSFVVGTGELPAAGSVGSGEEIDPGVAVLLPLARWLGYAGLALGLGVPLALATVWAGGWASGRSRRVTLGGLAAVVVGAALSLLAQGPYAAAAGLGSLLDGQLVGTTLDSGYGRTLLARIALAVLLAAVLAGSWRRDRRPGGPALAVAGLLAAGLVVAVAAVGHPVAGSLPGLAVAVSAVHVAAMCGWLGGLVVLFTGLLRGSTPTRELDAALPRWSTLAGGYIGALVVTGVLQSVREVGSFSGLVSTSYGWVLLAKLAVVLLVLVAALVSRDWVQQRAGRSRRPGHRVVAQAFSATEEAEPPPATLGVLRRSVLLECVGAVVVLALSAVLVSQVPATASMAEPVEVTLPLQSAAGSAGNGSVQVSVDPVTPGPTTVHVYLYDAEGRLAQPQQIAVSLTEVAQQIGPLDVELAAAGPGHYVGYPDLPSAGSWTLTVTVRLGEFTAVTASTVLAVR, from the coding sequence GTGCACCGTCCGACCACCCGGGCAGCCGCCGGCGGACGGCGGTTGCTCGCCGCCGCCCTGCTGCTGTCCGCGCTGCTCGGCGCCGGACTGCTGCTCGACGTCGTCACCGCCCCGCCGGCGTCCGCGCACGCGATGGTGGTGACGAGCAGCCCCGCCGACGGCGAGCGGCTGGGCACCGCGCCCGCGCAGGTGACGATCGAGTTCGACGAGCACGTCTCCCTCGGCGCCGGGTACGCGCGCGTGCTGGACGGGCAGGGGGAGCGGGTCGACGCCGGCACGGCCGAGGTCCGCGACGACGTCGTCACCGTGCCGCTGCGCGCGGACCTGCCCGACGCCGGCTACGTCGTCACCTACCGGGTCGTGTCGGCGGACTCCCACCCGGTCTCGGGCGCCTTCTCCTTCGTCGTCGGGACCGGGGAGCTGCCGGCGGCCGGGTCGGTGGGCAGCGGGGAGGAGATCGACCCGGGGGTGGCGGTGCTGCTGCCGCTGGCCCGCTGGCTCGGGTACGCCGGGCTGGCGCTGGGCCTCGGCGTCCCGCTGGCGCTGGCCACCGTCTGGGCGGGCGGGTGGGCGTCAGGGCGGTCGCGCCGGGTGACGCTGGGTGGGCTGGCCGCGGTCGTCGTCGGCGCCGCGCTCTCGCTGCTGGCGCAGGGCCCCTACGCCGCGGCGGCCGGCCTCGGGTCGCTGCTCGACGGGCAGCTGGTCGGCACCACCCTCGACTCCGGCTACGGCCGGACGCTGCTCGCCCGGATCGCGCTGGCGGTGCTGCTGGCGGCCGTGCTGGCCGGGAGCTGGCGGCGCGACCGGCGCCCCGGCGGCCCGGCGCTGGCCGTCGCCGGGCTGCTGGCCGCCGGGCTGGTGGTGGCGGTCGCCGCGGTCGGGCACCCGGTCGCCGGCTCGCTGCCGGGGCTGGCCGTCGCCGTCTCCGCCGTCCACGTGGCCGCGATGTGCGGCTGGCTGGGCGGCCTGGTCGTGCTGTTCACCGGCCTGCTGCGCGGGAGCACGCCGACCCGGGAGCTGGACGCCGCGCTGCCCCGCTGGTCCACGCTGGCCGGGGGCTACATCGGCGCGCTCGTCGTCACCGGGGTGCTGCAGTCGGTCCGCGAGGTCGGCTCGTTCTCCGGGCTGGTGTCCACCAGCTACGGCTGGGTGCTGCTGGCCAAGCTCGCGGTGGTGCTGCTGGTCCTGGTCGCCGCGCTGGTCAGCCGGGACTGGGTGCAGCAGCGGGCGGGCCGCAGCCGCCGTCCCGGTCACCGGGTGGTCGCCCAGGCGTTCTCCGCGACCGAGGAGGCGGAGCCCCCGCCGGCCACGCTCGGGGTGCTGCGCCGCTCGGTGCTGCTGGAGTGCGTCGGCGCCGTCGTCGTCCTCGCGCTGTCGGCGGTGCTGGTCAGCCAGGTGCCGGCCACGGCGTCGATGGCCGAGCCGGTGGAGGTCACCCTGCCGCTGCAGTCCGCCGCCGGCAGCGCCGGGAACGGCAGCGTGCAGGTGTCGGTGGACCCGGTCACCCCGGGGCCGACCACCGTGCACGTGTACCTCTACGACGCCGAGGGCCGGCTCGCCCAGCCGCAGCAGATCGCGGTCTCGCTCACCGAGGTGGCGCAGCAGATCGGCCCGCTGGACGTCGAGCTCGCCGCCGCTGGCCCCGGCCACTACGTCGGGTACCCCGACCTGCCCTCGGCCGGCAGCTGGACCCTCACCGTGACCGTCCGGCTGGGCGAGTTCACCGCCGTCACCGCCAGCACCGTCCTCGCGGTCCGCTGA
- a CDS encoding membrane protein: MLTTLLDTVGSWPAAAVLAVGGLVLFLETGVVVGVLLPGTTTLVLLGLWSSAAGTAAGLPIAVAAPASAAGALLGWSRGHRRRALPPTGHGRLRARVDPVVVVARRWLSARGSLGAGLLVVAAHWVAVTRTLTPRVAGGAGVPLRLAGPAIVLSATGWATTFVLLARALGAQVAGGVGWATAVVLGVLVVALAVRSWLHHRSPA, encoded by the coding sequence CCTGCCGCGGCGGTGCTGGCCGTCGGCGGGCTGGTGCTGTTCCTGGAGACCGGCGTCGTGGTCGGCGTCCTGCTGCCCGGCACGACGACGCTGGTGCTGCTCGGCCTCTGGTCCAGCGCCGCGGGCACCGCCGCGGGGCTGCCGATCGCGGTGGCCGCGCCGGCGAGCGCCGCGGGCGCCCTGCTCGGCTGGTCCCGCGGGCACCGCCGACGGGCCCTCCCCCCGACCGGGCACGGCCGGCTGCGGGCCCGGGTCGACCCGGTCGTCGTGGTGGCCCGCCGGTGGCTGTCCGCCCGGGGGTCGCTGGGCGCGGGGCTGCTCGTGGTGGCGGCGCACTGGGTGGCGGTCACCCGCACCCTCACCCCGCGGGTGGCCGGCGGCGCGGGGGTGCCGCTGCGGCTGGCCGGCCCGGCGATCGTGCTCAGCGCCACCGGCTGGGCGACCACCTTCGTGCTGCTCGCCCGCGCGCTGGGTGCGCAGGTGGCCGGCGGCGTCGGCTGGGCGACCGCCGTCGTCCTCGGCGTCCTGGTCGTCGCGCTGGCGGTGCGCTCCTGGCTGCACCACCGTTCTCCCGCCTGA
- a CDS encoding YcnI family copper-binding membrane protein: MSLLRPLRRLPVVLVTAGALLFAGTGIASAHVTVSSANAAAGGYGKVTFSVPNESDAASTVGLRIQLPTETPLTSVRAQPVPGWTVTLTTVALDPPVTSDDGDTIDSAVSVVDYQADPGTGIAPGQFQEFALSGGPFPDVDQLTFNVVQTYSDGSEAAWIEPTVDGQPEPERPAPVLSLTAAAAGTDAHGAATGGAVTEASATQPADDGGSTTATVALVLAVLGLLAGLAGLGLGLAARRRTVSS, encoded by the coding sequence TTGTCCCTGCTCCGCCCCCTCCGCCGGCTGCCCGTGGTGCTCGTGACCGCCGGCGCCCTGCTGTTCGCCGGCACCGGCATCGCCTCGGCCCACGTGACGGTCTCCTCGGCGAACGCCGCCGCCGGCGGGTACGGCAAGGTGACCTTCAGCGTGCCCAACGAGAGCGACGCCGCGAGCACCGTGGGCCTGCGCATCCAGCTGCCCACCGAGACGCCGCTGACCTCGGTGCGCGCCCAGCCGGTGCCGGGCTGGACGGTCACGCTCACCACCGTCGCGCTCGACCCGCCGGTCACCTCCGACGACGGCGACACCATCGACTCGGCGGTCTCGGTGGTGGACTACCAGGCCGACCCCGGCACCGGCATCGCGCCGGGGCAGTTCCAGGAGTTCGCGCTGTCCGGCGGCCCGTTCCCGGACGTCGACCAGCTGACGTTCAACGTCGTGCAGACCTACAGCGACGGCAGCGAGGCCGCCTGGATCGAGCCGACCGTCGACGGTCAGCCCGAGCCGGAGCGCCCGGCGCCGGTGCTGTCGCTCACCGCCGCCGCGGCCGGCACCGACGCGCACGGTGCCGCCACCGGTGGGGCCGTGACCGAGGCCTCCGCCACCCAGCCCGCGGACGACGGTGGCAGCACGACCGCCACGGTCGCCCTGGTGCTCGCCGTCCTGGGGCTGCTCGCGGGGCTGGCCGGTCTCGGCCTCGGGCTGGCCGCGCGCCGACGTACCGTGTCCTCGTGA